A genomic window from Candidatus Kouleothrix ribensis includes:
- a CDS encoding PIN domain-containing protein, translated as MAASISAAGSVHLYPIERPIIEQALNLRATVGLRTPDALHAATALQAGCDLFITNDPVFRRVSGIEIIVLNELLS; from the coding sequence ATGGCCGCAAGCATCAGCGCGGCCGGCTCCGTACATTTGTATCCGATTGAACGCCCCATAATCGAACAGGCACTCAACTTGCGCGCTACAGTGGGGTTGCGGACGCCCGATGCCCTCCATGCAGCAACAGCGTTGCAGGCTGGTTGTGACCTCTTCATCACAAATGATCCAGTGTTTCGGCGTGTATCGGGCATAGAAATCATCGTTCTCAATGAGTTGCTCAGTTGA
- a CDS encoding suppressor of fused domain protein, with amino-acid sequence MNRTREITIRGHYEQVWQSKPTIIKWNRGPIQDLPVEFSILRFKPNRKRKMWTYATCCMSQYFDVQPIELHLFSMNEDEDLIELLTSVVHYHRTGSSLNLGHSINFGRPWLPFSKCSYGLISLPYLDGPNLEWTRFGDEAVRFLWLIPVTSEEIEYKKSHGLEALEEKLEESGFHYADPLRKSVV; translated from the coding sequence GTGAATAGAACTCGCGAAATAACTATTCGTGGGCATTATGAGCAAGTATGGCAGTCTAAACCCACAATCATCAAATGGAATAGAGGGCCAATACAAGATTTGCCTGTCGAATTCTCGATCTTGCGTTTTAAGCCAAACCGAAAACGCAAAATGTGGACTTATGCAACATGTTGTATGTCACAGTATTTTGATGTCCAACCAATCGAACTACATCTTTTTTCCATGAATGAAGACGAAGATTTGATAGAATTGTTGACTTCTGTAGTTCATTACCACCGAACAGGATCATCATTAAATCTCGGGCATTCCATTAATTTTGGAAGACCATGGCTTCCCTTTTCTAAGTGTAGTTACGGTTTGATATCTCTACCATATTTAGACGGCCCTAATCTAGAATGGACTCGGTTTGGTGACGAAGCAGTCCGATTTCTATGGTTGATCCCAGTGACCAGCGAAGAAATTGAATATAAAAAATCACACGGTTTAGAAGCTTTAGAAGAAAAGCTTGAAGAATCCGGGTTTCACTATGCGGATCCATTACGGAAGAGTGTTGTTTAG
- a CDS encoding IS701 family transposase has protein sequence MPAIVALPQVVEDLVRQCGDAFPNEPARIHFAEYVTGLIVAEHKTVSGIAREFADAPDQSCLNRFLTESPWDPERLNQQRLEWLQADPTTRYRQDGVIAIDNTLIDHDGKLIEDVGYYWDHAEHRHVIAHDYLFANYVNPSGKHYPLDFRRFRKREQCEDAHPFASHTDLVKDMIDWVVAEDIPGNFTFDSYFTNAPVMNHIQHHDRGYIGDLKFNRVIIVKGQEQTVSAWVQTLRPWCRTKFTVGERTQWYYTTTVRIPKVNHLVRLLVLWSSADAAEPRKVLVTNRVHWEAHHILKVYRRRWTGTEPYHRDGKHHLGMGDCQLRDGLGQTRHMHLVMLVYSALMRQVKHDRALDWAQTRLMTIGESCRAIARETLRKTLAWAVEQAQRGMSLPEIQHQLALA, from the coding sequence ATGCCAGCGATCGTCGCGTTGCCCCAGGTGGTCGAAGATTTGGTGCGCCAGTGTGGTGACGCCTTTCCGAATGAGCCAGCGCGGATTCACTTCGCCGAGTATGTGACCGGCTTGATCGTCGCTGAGCACAAGACGGTCAGCGGTATCGCGCGCGAGTTCGCCGATGCGCCCGACCAGTCGTGCCTGAACCGCTTCCTGACCGAGTCGCCGTGGGATCCCGAGCGCCTGAACCAGCAACGCCTGGAGTGGCTCCAAGCTGACCCGACCACGCGCTATCGGCAGGACGGCGTCATCGCGATCGACAACACCCTGATCGACCACGACGGCAAGCTGATTGAAGATGTCGGCTATTACTGGGATCATGCGGAGCATCGCCATGTCATTGCGCACGACTATCTGTTTGCGAACTACGTGAATCCCTCCGGCAAGCACTATCCGTTGGACTTCCGGCGCTTTCGGAAGCGCGAGCAGTGCGAGGACGCGCACCCGTTTGCGAGCCATACCGACCTGGTCAAGGACATGATCGACTGGGTTGTGGCCGAGGACATCCCGGGCAATTTCACGTTCGACAGCTATTTCACCAACGCACCGGTCATGAACCATATCCAGCACCACGACCGGGGGTATATTGGCGACCTGAAGTTTAACCGGGTTATCATCGTCAAAGGGCAGGAACAGACGGTCAGCGCCTGGGTACAGACCCTGCGCCCATGGTGTCGAACGAAATTCACGGTCGGCGAGCGCACGCAATGGTATTACACCACGACCGTGCGCATCCCCAAGGTCAACCATCTCGTACGCCTGCTTGTGCTCTGGTCGAGCGCTGACGCCGCCGAGCCGCGCAAGGTGCTGGTGACGAATCGGGTGCATTGGGAAGCCCACCACATCCTCAAGGTCTATCGACGGCGGTGGACCGGGACAGAGCCCTATCATCGGGACGGGAAGCACCATCTGGGCATGGGCGATTGCCAACTGCGTGACGGATTGGGCCAGACCCGGCACATGCACCTCGTCATGCTCGTGTACAGCGCTCTGATGCGTCAGGTGAAGCACGACCGCGCCCTGGACTGGGCTCAGACACGCCTGATGACCATCGGCGAGTCCTGTCGCGCCATCGCTCGCGAAACCCTGCGAAAGACGCTCGCCTGGGCCGTCGAACAGGCCCAGCGTGGGATGAGTCTGCCCGAAATTCAGCATCAGCTTGCCTTGGCGTAG
- a CDS encoding PIN domain-containing protein: protein MATLTLPSSGSIYLDTNAIIYSVEQIAPYDEVLEGVWRAVQRTELGIISSELTLLEVLVKPLREGKQALEQRYRRLLTASREVHLYPIERPIIEL from the coding sequence GTGGCAACACTAACGCTTCCATCTTCCGGAAGCATTTATCTGGATACGAACGCGATTATCTATTCAGTTGAGCAGATTGCTCCCTATGATGAGGTGCTTGAAGGCGTGTGGCGCGCGGTACAGCGTACTGAACTGGGGATTATAAGCAGCGAGTTGACGCTCCTTGAAGTGTTGGTGAAACCGCTACGCGAAGGAAAACAGGCGCTTGAACAGCGTTACCGCCGCTTGCTCACCGCGAGTCGAGAGGTACATTTGTATCCGATTGAACGCCCCATAATCGAACTCTGA
- a CDS encoding DUF2281 domain-containing protein: MNTVERHVTELLAKLPPLAQAELVDFAEFLLAKHTQPRTLSALDILAEPLSEASFQNADEVQDYLNTERDAWQH; encoded by the coding sequence ATGAATACCGTTGAGCGGCATGTTACAGAGCTTCTAGCAAAACTGCCGCCTCTTGCGCAGGCAGAGTTGGTTGATTTTGCAGAGTTTCTGCTTGCAAAACATACCCAGCCACGCACACTTTCGGCTTTGGACATTCTTGCAGAACCGCTTTCAGAAGCGAGCTTCCAAAACGCCGATGAGGTACAGGACTATCTTAATACGGAGCGTGACGCGTGGCAACACTAA